The following proteins come from a genomic window of Nocardioides albertanoniae:
- a CDS encoding TfoX/Sxy family protein: MAYDSDLADRVRDLVPAGTTEKQMFGALAFMVNGNMACAVGADDLLVRTGKTAYETAIAAGAGPMTMGTRTMSGYVNVSADLLGGDALADWVGWAVAMAESLPPK; this comes from the coding sequence ATGGCCTACGACTCTGATCTGGCCGATCGGGTGCGTGATCTCGTGCCCGCCGGCACCACCGAGAAGCAGATGTTCGGCGCGCTCGCGTTCATGGTGAACGGCAACATGGCGTGCGCGGTCGGCGCCGACGACCTGCTCGTACGCACGGGCAAGACGGCCTACGAGACCGCGATCGCCGCCGGGGCCGGGCCGATGACCATGGGGACCCGCACGATGTCGGGATATGTCAACGTCTCCGCCGACCTGCTCGGCGGAGACGCGCTCGCCGACTGGGTGGGCTGGGCCGTGGCCATGGCCGAGTCACTGCCACCGAAGTAG
- a CDS encoding DNA recombination protein RmuC → MEIWILVLGLVIGLALGAVLGVLWVRARSVDSVAAGMVDQAEVMQGLDRLSDQMQHLDRERARWQGQFQTEVGRLQTETRSLSTALRKPQVRGRWGEMHLRRAVELAGLVDKCDFSEQVHLEDGRLRPDLVVHLSGGKEIVVDSKVPLDAYLDAASADNDDDYRAHLRRHTTQLRTHVDQLASKSYWRFLEESPEFVVLFVPAESFLSAALETEPGLIDYAADRRVVLASPTTLIALLRTVAHGWSHEALAEQAREIHRLGRDLHQRLGTMSNHLDGIGRSLNTAVTRYNQAIGSLDNRVLVAARRFNELSVTDDDLETPRPVEIRAVERLASVREDDRRAAENGDAPGPNVVSDTQAAYERS, encoded by the coding sequence ATGGAGATCTGGATCCTTGTGCTCGGACTCGTGATCGGTCTTGCCCTGGGCGCCGTGCTCGGGGTGCTATGGGTCCGCGCGCGCAGCGTCGACTCGGTCGCGGCGGGGATGGTCGACCAGGCCGAGGTGATGCAGGGCCTCGACCGGCTCAGCGACCAGATGCAGCATCTCGACCGAGAGCGCGCCCGCTGGCAGGGGCAGTTCCAGACCGAGGTCGGGCGCCTGCAGACCGAGACCAGGTCGCTGTCGACGGCGCTGCGCAAACCCCAGGTCAGAGGCCGGTGGGGCGAGATGCACCTGCGGCGTGCGGTCGAGCTGGCCGGGCTGGTCGACAAGTGCGACTTCTCCGAGCAGGTCCACCTCGAGGACGGGCGCCTGCGGCCCGACCTCGTCGTGCACCTCTCCGGTGGCAAGGAGATCGTCGTCGACTCCAAGGTGCCGCTCGACGCCTACCTCGACGCCGCCTCCGCCGACAACGACGACGACTACCGCGCCCACCTGCGCAGACACACCACCCAGCTGCGTACGCATGTGGACCAGCTCGCCTCGAAGTCCTACTGGCGCTTCCTGGAGGAGTCGCCGGAGTTCGTGGTGCTCTTCGTGCCGGCCGAGTCGTTCCTCTCCGCGGCCCTGGAGACCGAGCCCGGCCTGATCGACTACGCCGCCGACCGTCGCGTCGTGCTGGCCTCGCCGACCACCCTGATCGCGCTGCTCCGCACCGTCGCCCACGGGTGGTCGCACGAGGCGCTTGCCGAGCAGGCCCGCGAGATCCACCGGCTCGGCCGAGACCTCCATCAGCGGCTCGGCACGATGTCGAACCATCTGGACGGCATCGGCCGCTCGCTCAACACCGCTGTCACCCGCTACAACCAGGCGATCGGCTCCCTCGACAACCGGGTCCTGGTCGCGGCCCGACGTTTCAATGAGCTATCGGTCACCGACGACGATCTCGAGACGCCGCGCCCGGTCGAGATTCGCGCCGTTGAGCGCCTCGCGAGCGTGCGCGAGGATGATCGGCGCGCCGCCGAGAATGGCGACGCGCCGGGCCCTAACGTGGTCTCGGATACACAAGCTGCATACGAGAGATCGTGA
- a CDS encoding DUF6542 domain-containing protein: MSERTIWEEGRESGRHVVALGSAISLTVTFVDLLIDEQVGLLFDLTFVAIAVTLALIVRPSDFFVVGVLPPLIMLGIFILLATTQPGSIADRDDSAVQAVISGLGHHSISLFIGYAACLGCLVMRRRVLRQRSEEVDEDERERAMAS; this comes from the coding sequence ATGAGCGAGCGCACCATCTGGGAGGAAGGACGCGAGTCCGGCCGCCATGTCGTCGCGCTCGGATCCGCTATCTCTTTGACGGTGACCTTCGTCGATCTGCTCATCGACGAGCAGGTCGGCCTCCTCTTCGACCTCACCTTCGTGGCGATCGCGGTGACGCTCGCGCTCATCGTGCGCCCCAGCGACTTCTTCGTGGTCGGGGTGCTCCCGCCGCTGATCATGCTCGGCATCTTCATCCTGCTCGCCACGACCCAGCCTGGTTCGATCGCCGACCGTGACGACAGCGCCGTGCAGGCCGTGATCAGCGGCCTCGGGCATCACTCGATCAGCCTCTTCATCGGCTACGCCGCATGCCTGGGCTGCCTGGTGATGCGACGCCGAGTGCTCCGCCAGCGCAGCGAAGAGGTCGACGAGGACGAGCGCGAACGCGCGATGGCGTCCTAG
- a CDS encoding L-threonylcarbamoyladenylate synthase, with product MARFLDVHPVNPQSRLIRQVVDALRDDQLIAYPTDSGYALGSRIGNKDGRDRILKIRGLDDRHHFTLLCKDFAQLGTMVHVDNSAFRAIKHATPGPYTFILPATPEVPRRLMHPKKKTVGVRIPEHAVVQALLDELGEPLLSSTLILPGETEPEVFGWNVKEALDHQVDIVIEAGETSAEPTTVIDWSDGEPEILREGAGDVSGFLAVD from the coding sequence GTGGCCCGATTCCTTGACGTACACCCTGTCAATCCGCAGTCCAGGCTGATCCGCCAGGTCGTCGACGCCCTGCGCGACGACCAGCTGATCGCCTATCCGACCGACTCCGGCTACGCCCTCGGCTCCCGGATCGGCAACAAGGACGGGCGTGACCGGATCCTGAAGATCCGTGGTCTCGACGATCGTCACCACTTCACGCTGCTCTGCAAGGACTTCGCACAGCTCGGCACGATGGTGCACGTCGACAACAGCGCCTTCCGGGCGATCAAGCACGCCACCCCAGGCCCCTACACCTTCATCCTCCCGGCGACGCCGGAGGTGCCGCGCCGCCTGATGCACCCGAAGAAGAAGACGGTCGGCGTACGCATCCCGGAGCATGCCGTCGTGCAGGCCCTGCTCGACGAGCTCGGCGAGCCGCTGCTGTCCTCGACGCTGATCCTGCCGGGGGAGACCGAGCCCGAGGTCTTCGGCTGGAACGTCAAGGAGGCGCTCGACCACCAGGTCGACATCGTCATCGAGGCCGGCGAGACGTCGGCGGAGCCGACCACGGTGATCGACTGGTCCGACGGTGAGCCGGAGATCCTGCGTGAGGGGGCCGGCGACGTCTCCGGCTTCCTGGCCGTCGACTGA
- a CDS encoding 4-hydroxy-3-methylbut-2-enyl diphosphate reductase: protein MSIDLGTPRLISDDEKAVLLAEPRGYCAGVDRAVITVEQALDLYGAPVYVRKEIVHNKHVVDDLRNRGAVFVNELDEVPSGATVVFSAHGVSPAVHSDAAERELKTIDATCPLVTKVHLEAKRFAREGFSILLIGHEGHEEVEGTMGEAPEATTLVQGPDDVANVEVPDPSKVVWLSQTTLSVDETMETVSALRVKFPELLDPPSDDICYATQNRQQAVKEIGAASDLVIVVGSGNSSNSVRLVEVALEAGAKASYRVDDASEIDEAWLEGVRSVSVTSGASVPEKLVEGVVDFLKRHGFPDATAHKSAEESLIFALPKELRKDLKAAAAR, encoded by the coding sequence ATGAGTATCGACCTCGGCACCCCACGGCTGATCTCCGACGACGAGAAGGCTGTCCTCCTCGCGGAGCCGCGCGGCTACTGCGCCGGGGTGGACCGTGCGGTGATCACGGTGGAGCAGGCGCTCGACCTCTACGGCGCGCCGGTCTACGTGCGCAAGGAGATCGTGCACAACAAGCACGTCGTCGACGACCTCCGCAACCGTGGTGCCGTCTTCGTCAACGAGCTCGACGAGGTGCCCTCGGGTGCCACCGTGGTCTTCTCCGCCCACGGCGTCTCGCCGGCCGTGCACTCCGATGCCGCCGAGCGCGAGCTCAAGACGATCGACGCGACCTGCCCGCTGGTCACCAAGGTGCATCTGGAGGCCAAGCGGTTCGCGCGCGAGGGCTTCAGCATCCTGCTGATCGGCCACGAGGGCCACGAAGAGGTCGAGGGCACGATGGGTGAGGCGCCGGAGGCGACCACCCTCGTGCAGGGGCCCGACGACGTCGCCAACGTCGAGGTGCCCGACCCCTCGAAGGTCGTCTGGCTCTCCCAGACCACCCTCTCCGTCGACGAGACGATGGAGACCGTCTCGGCTCTGCGCGTGAAGTTCCCCGAGCTGCTCGACCCGCCCAGCGACGACATCTGCTACGCCACCCAGAACCGCCAGCAGGCGGTCAAGGAGATCGGCGCCGCCAGCGACCTGGTGATCGTGGTCGGCTCCGGCAACTCCTCCAACTCGGTCCGTCTGGTCGAGGTCGCCCTCGAGGCCGGCGCCAAGGCGTCCTACCGGGTCGACGACGCCAGCGAGATCGACGAGGCATGGCTCGAGGGCGTACGCAGCGTCTCGGTCACCTCCGGTGCGAGCGTGCCCGAGAAGCTGGTCGAGGGGGTCGTCGACTTCCTCAAGAGGCACGGTTTCCCCGACGCCACGGCCCACAAGAGCGCCGAGGAGTCGCTGATCTTCGCGCTGCCCAAGGAGCTCCGCAAGGACCTCAAGGCCGCCGCGGCTCGCTAA
- the xseA gene encoding exodeoxyribonuclease VII large subunit codes for MALDTSPESPAPVRQIANAIGGWIDRLGSVWVEGQVAQMSRRPGMQTVFLTLRDSVADISVPVTCTRFLLDSLNPPLVEGASVIIHAKPSYYANRGTLSLQARDIRPVGLGELLARLEQRRQLLAAEGLFAAELKRPLPFLPGTVGLVTAANSAAERDVLENAKRRWPQVRFEVAYAAMQGTRSAADVVEKLQRLDRDPEVDVIVIARGGGSVEDLLPFSDEHLIRAVHAARTPVVSAIGHEPDSPLLDLAADVRASTPTDAAKLVVPDVVEEQRIVATGRDRLRGGITALIHREQTLLDALRSRPVLADPRSLIDARRDEVTSLRDRARRTVGHAIDRAADDIGHHRARARALSPLETLRRGYAVAQDADGHVLTSVADTAEGATVSIRLADGRLRTTIVSTEKTDSTKDGTDD; via the coding sequence ATGGCCCTCGACACCTCACCCGAGTCACCCGCTCCGGTGCGGCAGATCGCCAACGCGATCGGTGGCTGGATCGACCGGCTCGGCTCGGTCTGGGTGGAGGGGCAGGTCGCGCAGATGAGTCGGCGGCCTGGGATGCAGACCGTGTTCCTGACCCTGCGGGACTCGGTGGCCGACATCTCGGTGCCGGTGACGTGCACCCGGTTCCTGCTCGACAGCCTCAACCCGCCGCTGGTCGAGGGGGCGTCGGTGATCATCCACGCGAAGCCGTCCTACTACGCCAACCGCGGCACGCTGTCGCTGCAGGCCCGCGACATCCGGCCGGTCGGGCTGGGCGAGCTGCTGGCCCGCCTCGAGCAGCGGCGGCAGCTGCTGGCCGCCGAGGGGCTCTTCGCGGCCGAGCTCAAGCGACCGCTCCCGTTCCTGCCGGGCACCGTCGGCCTGGTCACCGCAGCCAACTCCGCTGCCGAGCGCGACGTGCTCGAGAACGCGAAGCGGCGCTGGCCGCAGGTGCGCTTCGAGGTGGCGTACGCCGCGATGCAGGGCACCCGCAGCGCGGCCGACGTGGTCGAGAAGCTGCAGCGGCTCGACCGCGATCCCGAGGTCGACGTCATCGTCATCGCTCGCGGCGGCGGGTCGGTCGAAGACCTGCTGCCCTTCTCCGACGAGCATCTGATCCGTGCGGTGCACGCCGCCCGCACCCCGGTCGTCTCCGCGATCGGGCACGAGCCCGACTCACCGCTGCTCGACCTGGCTGCCGACGTACGCGCCTCGACGCCGACCGACGCCGCCAAGCTCGTGGTGCCCGACGTGGTCGAGGAGCAGCGCATCGTGGCCACCGGGCGCGACCGGCTCCGCGGCGGGATCACGGCGCTGATCCATCGCGAGCAGACCCTCCTCGACGCGCTGCGCTCGCGACCGGTGCTGGCCGACCCGCGCTCGCTGATCGACGCCCGCCGCGACGAGGTGACGTCGCTGCGCGACCGTGCTCGCCGCACGGTCGGCCATGCCATCGACCGTGCCGCCGACGACATCGGCCACCATCGTGCCCGGGCCCGGGCCCTGTCTCCCCTGGAGACCCTGCGACGTGGCTATGCCGTCGCCCAGGACGCCGATGGCCACGTGCTCACCAGCGTGGCCGACACCGCCGAGGGAGCCACGGTCAGCATCCGTCTGGCCGACGGCCGCCTGAGAACCACCATCGTCTCGACCGAGAAGACCGACTCCACCAAGGATGGCACCGATGACTGA
- a CDS encoding exodeoxyribonuclease VII small subunit, translated as MTDDTSELSYEQAREELVEVVRKLEAGGITLEESLALWERGEKLATLCQEWLDGARKKIDAAIED; from the coding sequence ATGACTGACGACACCAGCGAGCTCTCCTACGAGCAGGCGCGCGAAGAGCTCGTCGAGGTGGTGCGCAAGCTCGAAGCAGGCGGCATCACCCTCGAGGAGTCGCTGGCTCTGTGGGAGCGTGGCGAGAAGCTGGCCACGCTCTGTCAGGAGTGGCTCGACGGCGCCCGCAAGAAGATCGACGCCGCGATCGAGGACTGA
- a CDS encoding DUF4245 family protein, with translation MSDTDQQPSAESTSEQPETPARSYPRTFGALIGSMIFLLVLVVPIVLVVQWRGNLEREVSGANQTYKADWADAVRSAQVADLEVIYPRELPSGWYANTEPTYQGGEEPAWTMSFVKGETSYVGLELSVRSAQAIAQKNVDTQAREGDEVSIKTDVADTWTEWSDADGDTGYSADVGEQTLMVWGPKDGDVRDYLTRLTTEPLK, from the coding sequence GTGAGCGACACCGATCAGCAGCCGTCCGCAGAGTCGACGAGCGAGCAGCCGGAGACCCCGGCGCGCAGCTACCCCCGCACCTTCGGTGCCCTCATCGGGTCGATGATCTTCCTGCTGGTCCTCGTGGTGCCGATCGTGCTCGTCGTGCAGTGGCGCGGCAACCTCGAGCGCGAGGTGAGCGGAGCCAACCAGACCTACAAGGCCGACTGGGCCGATGCCGTACGCAGCGCGCAGGTCGCCGACCTCGAGGTCATCTACCCGCGCGAGCTGCCCTCGGGCTGGTACGCCAACACCGAACCGACCTATCAGGGCGGCGAGGAGCCGGCGTGGACGATGTCGTTCGTGAAGGGCGAGACCTCCTACGTCGGTCTCGAGCTCTCTGTCCGCTCGGCGCAGGCGATCGCCCAGAAGAACGTCGACACCCAGGCTCGTGAGGGCGACGAGGTCAGCATCAAGACCGACGTCGCCGACACCTGGACCGAGTGGTCCGACGCCGACGGCGACACCGGCTACTCGGCCGATGTCGGCGAGCAGACGCTGATGGTCTGGGGGCCGAAGGACGGCGACGTACGCGACTACCTGACGCGGCTCACGACCGAACCGTTGAAGTAG
- a CDS encoding TOBE domain-containing protein encodes MPTYRIAEAADLLGVSDDTVRRWVDAGRVAATTEGGRAVIEGTVLAELATELADAPNPHRARDVSARNRLLGIVTKTTTDTVMAQVEMVCGPYRIVSLMSTEAANELGLEPGVSAVASIKSTNVVVERP; translated from the coding sequence GTGCCCACCTACCGCATCGCCGAAGCCGCAGACCTCCTCGGGGTCAGCGACGACACCGTGCGTCGCTGGGTCGATGCGGGCAGAGTCGCCGCGACGACCGAGGGCGGCCGTGCGGTCATCGAGGGCACGGTGCTGGCCGAGCTCGCCACCGAGCTCGCCGACGCCCCCAACCCCCACCGGGCCAGAGACGTCAGCGCGCGCAACCGTCTGCTCGGCATCGTCACCAAGACCACCACCGACACCGTGATGGCGCAGGTGGAGATGGTGTGCGGCCCCTACCGGATCGTCTCGCTGATGAGCACCGAGGCGGCCAACGAGCTCGGTCTCGAACCCGGCGTCAGCGCTGTCGCGTCCATCAAGTCCACCAACGTCGTAGTGGAGCGTCCATGA
- the modA gene encoding molybdate ABC transporter substrate-binding protein, with protein sequence MTRRTDLSRIRTTAVVAAAAALALSGCAGGDESDKELTVFAAASLTDTFTELAEKFEKDHPGVKVTTSFGGSSDLVAQIEDGAPADVFASADTKNMDKLGKLATDPQDFASNTLEIATPPGNPAKITGFKDLAGPGAKVVVCAVEVPCGNATAQMEQKTGVDIEPVSEEQSVSDVLAKVSSGDADAGLVYVTDVTAAGDTVTGVEFPESDQVVNTYPISTLDGSDDADLAQEFVDLALAEAGRKVLSDAGFGQP encoded by the coding sequence ATGACCAGAAGGACCGACCTCTCCCGCATCCGGACCACGGCCGTCGTGGCGGCCGCGGCCGCGCTCGCCCTCTCGGGCTGCGCAGGTGGCGACGAGAGCGACAAGGAGCTGACGGTGTTCGCGGCGGCCTCGCTGACCGACACCTTCACCGAGCTCGCCGAGAAGTTCGAGAAGGACCACCCAGGGGTGAAGGTCACCACCAGCTTCGGCGGCTCCTCCGACCTCGTCGCCCAGATCGAGGACGGCGCCCCCGCCGACGTCTTCGCCTCGGCGGACACCAAGAACATGGACAAGCTCGGCAAGCTGGCCACCGACCCGCAGGACTTCGCGTCCAACACCTTGGAGATCGCCACCCCTCCGGGCAACCCCGCCAAGATCACCGGCTTCAAGGATCTGGCCGGGCCCGGAGCCAAGGTCGTCGTCTGTGCGGTCGAGGTGCCGTGCGGCAACGCGACCGCGCAGATGGAACAGAAGACCGGCGTCGACATCGAGCCGGTCAGCGAGGAGCAGTCGGTCAGCGACGTGCTGGCCAAGGTCAGCTCGGGCGACGCCGACGCCGGTCTCGTCTACGTCACCGACGTGACCGCTGCCGGCGACACCGTGACGGGGGTCGAGTTCCCCGAGTCCGACCAGGTCGTGAACACCTACCCGATCTCCACCCTCGACGGCTCAGACGATGCCGATCTGGCGCAGGAGTTCGTCGACCTAGCGCTGGCCGAGGCCGGCCGGAAGGTGCTGAGCGATGCCGGCTTCGGCCAGCCCTGA
- a CDS encoding ABC transporter permease: MPRWLWFPAAIAAAFILVPLAAIVLRVDLAELPELITSPSALEALWLSLRTAAASTLLCILLGVPLSTVLARTSFPGQGLMRSLVLLPLVLPPVVSGLALLYTFGRRGLLGQTLDLFGIQIPFTVVAVVMAQTFVALPFLVISLEGALRTSGTRYEAVAATLGARPTTVFRRVTLPLVGPGLLSGSVLAFARCLGEFGATITFAGNLPGVTSTMPLQVYLLRVDDPDAAVALSLVLVVVAVAVIGFARQGRAL, encoded by the coding sequence ATGCCGCGCTGGCTGTGGTTCCCGGCGGCGATCGCCGCAGCGTTCATCCTCGTCCCGCTCGCCGCGATCGTGCTGCGCGTCGACCTGGCGGAGCTCCCGGAGCTGATCACCTCGCCGTCCGCGCTCGAGGCGCTGTGGCTGAGCCTGCGCACCGCCGCCGCCAGCACACTGTTGTGCATCCTCCTCGGCGTACCTCTCTCGACGGTGCTCGCCCGCACCAGCTTCCCGGGCCAGGGGCTGATGCGCTCCCTGGTGCTGCTGCCGCTCGTGCTGCCACCGGTCGTCAGCGGCCTGGCGCTGCTCTACACCTTCGGTCGCCGCGGCCTGCTGGGCCAGACGCTCGACCTGTTCGGCATCCAGATCCCGTTCACCGTTGTCGCCGTGGTGATGGCGCAGACCTTCGTCGCACTGCCGTTCCTGGTGATCAGCTTGGAGGGAGCCCTGCGCACCAGCGGCACCCGGTACGAGGCGGTCGCGGCGACCCTCGGCGCCCGCCCCACCACGGTCTTCAGACGGGTCACGCTCCCCCTGGTCGGGCCGGGCCTGCTCTCCGGCTCGGTGCTCGCCTTCGCCCGCTGCCTGGGTGAGTTCGGCGCCACGATCACCTTCGCGGGCAACCTCCCCGGCGTCACCAGCACGATGCCGCTGCAGGTCTACCTGCTCCGCGTCGACGACCCCGACGCCGCGGTCGCGCTCTCCCTGGTGCTGGTGGTCGTCGCGGTCGCCGTGATCGGCTTCGCCCGTCAGGGGAGGGCCCTGTGA
- a CDS encoding ATP-binding cassette domain-containing protein, which yields MSALHLRAVIAQRGIDVTLDVAAGETVALTGPNGAGKSSLLGVIAGLLRPDDGEVRLGDRVLATTPPHARGVALLAQDPLLFPHMSVLANVAFAPRSRGVRRRQANELATRQLDQIGAADLATRKPSQISGGQAQRVAVARALAAEPELLLLDEPMASLDVDVRPALRQTLHDALEDRTAIIVTHDAADARALADRVVVLEAGHIVEQGPAQQVLDDPQSAFATRLVSGSM from the coding sequence GTGAGTGCGCTCCACCTCCGGGCGGTGATCGCCCAGCGCGGTATCGACGTCACCCTCGACGTGGCCGCAGGTGAGACGGTCGCCCTCACCGGACCCAACGGCGCCGGCAAGTCGAGCCTTCTCGGCGTGATCGCCGGTCTCCTGCGTCCCGACGATGGAGAGGTACGCCTCGGCGACCGCGTCCTCGCCACCACTCCCCCGCACGCCCGCGGGGTCGCGCTGCTCGCCCAGGACCCTCTCCTGTTCCCGCACATGTCCGTGCTGGCCAACGTCGCGTTCGCGCCGCGCTCTCGAGGCGTACGCCGCCGGCAGGCCAACGAGCTGGCCACGCGGCAGCTCGACCAGATCGGCGCGGCAGACCTCGCGACGCGCAAGCCGTCGCAGATCTCCGGCGGCCAGGCGCAGCGGGTGGCGGTGGCGCGAGCTCTGGCCGCCGAGCCCGAGCTGCTCCTGCTCGACGAGCCGATGGCCTCGCTCGACGTCGACGTACGCCCGGCTCTGCGTCAGACCCTCCACGACGCGCTGGAGGACAGGACGGCGATCATCGTCACCCACGATGCCGCCGACGCGCGCGCTCTCGCCGACCGCGTGGTGGTGCTCGAGGCCGGTCACATCGTCGAACAGGGTCCGGCCCAGCAGGTGCTCGACGACCCGCAGTCGGCGTTCGCGACGAGGTTGGTCTCCGGTTCGATGTGA
- the glpX gene encoding class II fructose-bisphosphatase has product MNDTQPLSVAPTAPDRNLALELVRVTEAAAMAAGRWVGRGDKNGADGVAVEAMRTMISTVAMNGVVVIGEGEKDNAPMLYNGEEVGDGTGPECDVAVDPIDGTTLCAKGMSNAVAVMAVAPRGTMYDPSAVFYMEKLITGPEAADVVDIRLPVAENIAAVAKAKATKPSDVTVIVLDRPRHDKLVEEIRETGARIKFITDGDVAGAISAARAGSGADLLLGIGGTPEGIVAACAMKAMGGTIQGRLWPKDDEERQRALDAGHNLDPDFVLHTDDLVTGDDCFFVATGITDGDLMRGVQYLPHGTVVTDSLVMRSRSGTIRKVTSEHQLAKLQAYSAIHF; this is encoded by the coding sequence ATGAACGACACCCAGCCGCTCAGCGTCGCCCCCACCGCTCCTGACCGCAACCTGGCCCTCGAGCTGGTGCGGGTCACCGAGGCTGCAGCGATGGCCGCGGGCCGCTGGGTGGGGCGTGGCGACAAGAACGGCGCCGACGGGGTCGCGGTCGAAGCGATGCGCACGATGATCTCCACGGTCGCCATGAACGGCGTCGTCGTCATCGGCGAGGGCGAGAAGGACAACGCCCCCATGCTCTACAACGGCGAGGAGGTCGGCGACGGCACCGGCCCGGAGTGCGACGTCGCGGTCGACCCGATCGACGGCACCACCCTGTGCGCCAAGGGCATGAGCAACGCGGTCGCCGTGATGGCGGTCGCCCCGCGCGGCACGATGTACGACCCCAGCGCCGTGTTCTACATGGAGAAGCTGATCACCGGCCCCGAGGCCGCCGACGTGGTCGACATCCGGCTCCCGGTCGCCGAGAACATCGCAGCGGTCGCCAAGGCCAAGGCCACCAAGCCTTCCGACGTCACCGTGATCGTGCTCGACCGGCCCCGCCACGACAAGCTCGTCGAAGAGATCCGTGAGACCGGCGCCCGCATCAAGTTCATCACCGACGGTGACGTCGCCGGTGCCATCTCCGCCGCCCGCGCGGGCAGCGGCGCCGACCTGCTGCTCGGCATCGGCGGCACCCCCGAGGGCATCGTCGCCGCCTGCGCGATGAAGGCCATGGGCGGCACCATCCAGGGCCGCCTGTGGCCCAAGGACGACGAGGAGCGCCAGCGCGCGCTCGACGCCGGCCACAACCTCGACCCCGACTTCGTGCTCCACACCGACGACCTCGTCACCGGCGACGACTGCTTCTTCGTCGCCACCGGCATCACCGACGGCGACCTGATGCGTGGCGTGCAGTATCTCCCCCACGGCACCGTCGTCACCGACTCCCTGGTCATGCGCAGCCGCTCCGGCACCATCCGCAAGGTCACCTCCGAGCACCAGCTCGCCAAGCTCCAAGCCTACAGCGCGATCCACTTCTGA